The following are encoded in a window of candidate division KSB1 bacterium genomic DNA:
- the panC gene encoding pantoate--beta-alanine ligase — protein MQVVEKVREMQLQADRWRQEGKLIGLVPTMGYLHEGHLSLIRIARERADVVVTSIFVNPTQFAPHEDFQRYPRDLPRDLRLAEEAGCHVVFHPSVEEMYPEGYLTYVEVEKITGVLCGRSRPTHFRGVTTVVAKLFNIVKPHLAVFGQKDAQQALVVKRMAEDLNFDLEIVVAPIVREADGLAMSSRNTYLSPAERAQAVVLYKALQRASELVAKGERDAARLREELARVIQTAPEARIDYVAVVNAHTLEEVETLRGQVLVALAVWIGTTRLIDNVLLQVD, from the coding sequence ATACAGGTTGTCGAAAAGGTTCGCGAGATGCAGCTCCAAGCGGACCGTTGGCGGCAGGAGGGCAAACTCATCGGTTTGGTCCCCACCATGGGCTATCTGCACGAAGGCCACTTGAGCCTAATCCGCATCGCCCGCGAGCGCGCAGATGTGGTGGTGACCAGCATCTTCGTTAACCCTACGCAGTTTGCTCCACACGAGGACTTTCAGCGCTACCCGCGCGACCTGCCCCGCGATTTGCGCCTGGCCGAGGAGGCGGGTTGCCACGTGGTCTTTCACCCCTCCGTGGAGGAAATGTACCCCGAGGGCTACCTCACGTACGTGGAGGTGGAAAAGATCACGGGGGTGCTGTGCGGGCGCTCGCGCCCCACGCACTTTCGCGGCGTCACCACCGTGGTGGCCAAGCTGTTCAACATCGTGAAGCCGCACTTGGCAGTCTTTGGGCAAAAAGATGCCCAGCAGGCGCTGGTCGTCAAGCGGATGGCTGAGGACCTGAATTTCGATCTGGAGATTGTAGTGGCGCCCATTGTGCGCGAGGCGGACGGTTTGGCGATGAGCTCGCGCAACACCTATTTGTCTCCGGCCGAGAGGGCCCAGGCCGTGGTGCTGTACAAGGCCTTGCAGCGAGCCTCCGAGTTGGTGGCCAAGGGCGAGAGGGATGCCGCACGGCTGCGAGAGGAGCTGGCACGGGTGATCCAGACGGCACCGGAGGCACGCATTGACTATGTAGCGGTGGTGAATGCCCATACATTGGAGGAAGTGGAGACGCTGCGCGGGCAGGTACTCGTCGCGCTGGCCGTGTGGATTGGCACTACCAGGCTCATTGATAACGTGCTCCTACAGGTGGATTGA
- a CDS encoding metal ABC transporter ATP-binding protein, with product MTKTAIEVEGLGVRFGEHVALSNVTFTIPENAFVAIVGPNGGGKSTLLKVLLGLLPPSTGTVRIWGRSPEEVPPEWIGYVPQVKTMDRSFPALSVELVMTGLIRRWPWRSARRVRQEAMAALERVGAAHLAQRPLAKLSGGELQRVCLARSMVRRPRLVMLDEPATGIDAIGEADMYYMLEAYQQDSGATLLMVTHDWHAATHHADLVLLLNRAQISFGPPRQALHEDNLRAAFGHIGHAHELKFLMESHE from the coding sequence ATGACCAAGACGGCTATTGAGGTTGAAGGGCTCGGGGTGCGCTTCGGTGAACATGTGGCGCTCAGCAACGTCACGTTCACCATCCCCGAGAACGCCTTTGTCGCGATTGTGGGGCCCAATGGAGGGGGCAAATCAACCCTCCTCAAAGTGCTTCTAGGTCTCTTGCCCCCTTCCACAGGCACGGTGCGCATTTGGGGGCGATCGCCTGAAGAAGTGCCACCGGAGTGGATCGGCTATGTGCCACAGGTCAAGACAATGGACCGGTCTTTTCCCGCGCTCTCGGTGGAGCTGGTGATGACCGGGCTTATTAGGCGCTGGCCTTGGCGGAGTGCGCGCCGTGTGCGCCAGGAGGCTATGGCTGCCCTCGAGCGAGTAGGGGCCGCGCATCTGGCGCAGCGGCCTTTGGCCAAACTCTCCGGGGGCGAGTTGCAGCGCGTCTGCCTGGCGCGCAGCATGGTACGCAGGCCACGCCTGGTCATGCTCGACGAGCCCGCCACGGGCATCGACGCCATCGGCGAAGCCGACATGTACTACATGCTGGAGGCCTATCAGCAGGACTCGGGCGCCACCCTGCTCATGGTCACCCATGACTGGCATGCAGCAACGCACCACGCAGATTTGGTCCTGCTCTTGAATAGGGCGCAGATCAGCTTTGGGCCGCCGCGCCAGGCACTCCACGAAGACAATCTGCGCGCCGCCTTTGGCCATATCGGCCACGCACACGAACTCAAGTTTCTCATGGAGTCCCATGAGTGA
- the mnmA gene encoding tRNA 2-thiouridine(34) synthase MnmA, whose amino-acid sequence MKGGGADKGTLVAVAMSGGVDSSVAAALLLEQGYAVKGLTMRLWEGAETHPQSCCSLEAVKEAQAVCEKLGIRHYIIDLRREFEREVVAHFVREYLAGRTPNPCVLCNARIKWGELLKVAMTLGATHIATGHYARVAFDPERRRFLLRKGADARKDQSYALWALTQEQLARTIFPLGEMHKQEVRQLAVSLGLPTADRPESQEVCFVPGGDYGLFLAERAERMGRTLRPGEVVDALGAVVGEHRGYPFYTIGQRKGVGVALGHPVYVVDIQPELNRVQVGTAEDLLSSGLEASPVNWVSEGCPEQGKRVTAKIRYKDPGFAAVVAYADHERLLLDFVRPQRAVTPGQSVVLYDGDVVVGGGVICGKRK is encoded by the coding sequence ATGAAAGGTGGAGGTGCTGACAAGGGTACCCTCGTCGCTGTGGCGATGAGCGGTGGCGTGGATAGCTCGGTGGCCGCCGCATTGTTGCTGGAGCAAGGGTATGCCGTCAAGGGGCTGACTATGCGCCTTTGGGAGGGCGCAGAAACACATCCGCAAAGCTGCTGCTCGTTGGAGGCGGTGAAAGAGGCCCAGGCTGTCTGCGAGAAGCTTGGTATTCGGCACTATATCATTGACCTGCGCCGCGAATTCGAGCGAGAAGTTGTGGCGCACTTTGTGCGGGAGTATCTGGCAGGCCGCACGCCAAATCCGTGTGTTCTGTGCAATGCCCGTATCAAGTGGGGCGAACTGCTTAAAGTGGCGATGACCCTGGGAGCCACGCATATCGCCACTGGCCATTATGCGCGTGTGGCGTTCGATCCGGAGCGCCGGCGCTTCCTGTTGCGGAAGGGGGCCGATGCCCGGAAGGACCAGTCATATGCACTCTGGGCTTTGACGCAGGAACAACTGGCGCGCACCATTTTCCCACTGGGCGAGATGCACAAGCAGGAAGTGCGTCAGCTGGCTGTCTCCTTGGGTCTGCCCACGGCAGATCGCCCGGAGAGCCAGGAGGTGTGTTTCGTGCCTGGAGGCGACTATGGTCTCTTCCTCGCCGAGCGTGCGGAGCGCATGGGCCGGACGTTGAGACCGGGGGAGGTCGTGGACGCCCTGGGCGCAGTGGTTGGGGAGCACCGGGGCTATCCTTTCTACACGATCGGGCAACGCAAGGGGGTGGGTGTCGCCTTGGGCCACCCGGTATACGTTGTGGACATACAGCCGGAGCTGAATCGCGTGCAGGTGGGCACAGCCGAGGATCTCCTGTCTTCTGGCCTGGAGGCGTCGCCGGTCAACTGGGTCTCAGAGGGCTGTCCGGAACAGGGGAAGCGCGTCACGGCCAAGATACGCTACAAAGACCCGGGTTTCGCCGCCGTGGTGGCGTATGCTGATCATGAGCGCCTCCTGCTGGATTTTGTCCGGCCCCAGCGGGCAGTCACCCCGGGGCAGTCGGTGGTGTTGTACGACGGTGACGTGGTCGTGGGAGGGGGTGTGATCTGTGGGAAGCGCAAGTGA
- the panB gene encoding 3-methyl-2-oxobutanoate hydroxymethyltransferase: MAGPKKVTVPVVREMKRRGEKIAALTAYDATMAALLDEAGLDIILVGDSAAMVVAGYETTLPMTMEAMLYHTAAVRRGVKRALLVADMPFLSYQVTAEEAMRNAGRFFQEAGAEAVKVEGGKEVVDTVARLTAAGMPVLGHLGLTPQSIRKFGGYVLQGATQEEAERLVRDARLLEQAGAFAIVLEKIPVEVAKRITEAVSVPTIGIGAGPYCDGQILVTHDMLGLFEKFRPKFARRYAELGQLIRQACTGYVADVKAGTFPSLEESFQAGEE, from the coding sequence ATGGCAGGGCCTAAGAAAGTGACGGTGCCGGTGGTGAGGGAGATGAAGCGCCGCGGGGAGAAGATCGCGGCCCTCACCGCCTACGATGCAACCATGGCCGCCCTCCTGGACGAGGCGGGCCTGGACATCATCCTGGTGGGCGACTCCGCCGCGATGGTAGTGGCCGGCTATGAGACCACTCTGCCCATGACCATGGAAGCCATGCTCTACCACACCGCCGCCGTGCGTCGAGGTGTGAAACGAGCCCTGTTAGTAGCCGACATGCCCTTCCTCTCGTACCAAGTGACTGCAGAAGAGGCAATGCGCAATGCTGGCCGCTTTTTCCAGGAGGCGGGCGCAGAGGCGGTAAAAGTGGAAGGGGGAAAAGAGGTGGTCGACACGGTCGCGCGGCTGACGGCCGCCGGCATGCCGGTGTTAGGCCACCTTGGGCTCACGCCACAGTCCATTCGCAAGTTCGGTGGCTACGTCCTTCAGGGCGCTACCCAGGAGGAAGCCGAGCGACTGGTGCGTGACGCGCGACTCCTGGAGCAGGCCGGTGCATTCGCCATCGTGCTTGAGAAGATCCCCGTGGAGGTGGCCAAGCGCATCACCGAGGCGGTGTCGGTGCCCACCATTGGCATTGGCGCGGGCCCGTACTGCGACGGCCAGATCTTGGTCACGCACGACATGCTGGGTCTCTTTGAAAAGTTTCGCCCTAAATTCGCCCGAAGGTATGCGGAACTTGGGCAGCTCATTCGCCAAGCCTGCACCGGCTACGTTGCCGATGTGAAAGCGGGTACTTTCCCCAGTCTTGAGGAGAGCTTTCAGGCAGGCGAAGAGTAG
- a CDS encoding cobalamin B12-binding domain-containing protein produces MAKKRLRILIAKPGLDGHDRGAKYIARALKDAGYEVIYTGIRQSPEAIASAAIQEDVDFVGLSLLSGAHNELFPEVVRLLRQRGATEVIVFGGGIIPEEDVPFLHQQGVEAIFTPGTPIAKVIEFIESNRARVEGR; encoded by the coding sequence ATGGCGAAAAAGAGGCTCCGCATCCTCATTGCCAAACCGGGACTGGACGGCCACGACCGCGGTGCCAAATATATAGCCCGCGCCCTTAAGGATGCGGGCTACGAAGTGATCTATACCGGCATCAGGCAGTCGCCGGAGGCCATCGCCAGCGCTGCGATTCAGGAGGATGTGGACTTTGTAGGGCTGAGCCTCCTGTCGGGGGCACATAATGAGCTCTTCCCGGAGGTGGTGCGACTGTTGCGTCAGCGCGGTGCCACGGAGGTTATCGTCTTTGGCGGGGGTATCATCCCGGAGGAGGACGTTCCCTTCCTGCACCAGCAGGGCGTGGAGGCCATCTTTACCCCTGGCACTCCCATCGCCAAGGTGATAGAGTTTATCGAGAGCAACAGGGCGCGGGTTGAGGGCAGATGA
- the meaB gene encoding methylmalonyl Co-A mutase-associated GTPase MeaB has translation MNLAERVRAGETVAIARAMSVIENEQPEKETLIDALSAHCGAALVLGVTGPPGSGKSSLVDQLIRHERRQGRRVGVIAVDPSSPFSGGAILGDRLRMQSHAIDDGVFIRSMASRGHLGGVAGATADAIKVLDAAGFDRILVETMGVGQSEIEVMELADIVLLVLVPGLGDEIQALKAGIMEIGDIFVINKSDKPEAAKVRAQVEYVLGLAREQRKPPHPVVMTSAINGQGIDELAAAIEDYHAAMVAEGLLTQIRRQRIARELLRIIAAKVQQQANSFLDLEQHLDTWVQCVLEKRCGPYALVTEHLNNFLQERTKR, from the coding sequence ATGAATCTGGCAGAGCGGGTGCGCGCCGGTGAGACTGTGGCCATCGCCAGGGCCATGAGCGTCATCGAGAATGAGCAGCCGGAGAAAGAGACCTTAATTGACGCCCTCTCCGCCCACTGTGGCGCCGCGCTCGTCTTAGGGGTGACCGGACCGCCGGGGTCCGGCAAGAGCAGCTTAGTGGACCAGCTTATCCGCCACGAACGGCGCCAGGGCCGGCGCGTGGGTGTGATCGCAGTCGACCCCAGCTCCCCCTTTTCTGGAGGAGCCATTCTCGGCGACCGGCTGCGCATGCAAAGCCACGCCATCGACGACGGCGTCTTCATCCGCTCCATGGCCTCACGCGGCCACCTGGGAGGCGTGGCGGGCGCCACTGCCGACGCCATCAAGGTGCTGGACGCCGCCGGCTTCGACCGCATCCTGGTGGAGACCATGGGCGTAGGCCAGAGCGAAATCGAGGTTATGGAGCTGGCCGACATCGTGCTCCTGGTGCTGGTACCAGGACTGGGCGATGAAATCCAGGCGCTCAAGGCGGGCATCATGGAAATCGGCGACATCTTTGTCATTAACAAGAGCGACAAACCCGAGGCGGCCAAAGTGCGCGCCCAGGTGGAGTATGTGCTCGGGCTGGCACGGGAACAGCGCAAACCGCCCCACCCCGTGGTCATGACCTCTGCCATAAACGGCCAGGGCATTGATGAGCTGGCTGCGGCGATAGAGGACTACCACGCGGCCATGGTGGCTGAGGGTCTGCTCACCCAGATTCGACGCCAGCGGATAGCACGCGAACTGCTGCGCATCATCGCCGCCAAAGTGCAGCAACAGGCCAACTCTTTTCTTGACCTTGAGCAACACCTTGACACCTGGGTGCAGTGCGTTCTGGAAAAGCGCTGCGGCCCCTATGCCTTGGTCACCGAACATCTCAATAACTTTTTGCAGGAGCGCACAAAACGATGA
- the mce gene encoding methylmalonyl-CoA epimerase: MITHIAHVGIAVRSLEEHLPLYRDVLRLPLVGVEEVPEQKVRVAMFKAGDANIELLEPLGPDSPIASFLEKRGEGLHHIAYASDDIAADIAHLQSHGVRMIDERPRQGAHGTLIAFLHPSSSGKVLTELCQHQGATHEH, from the coding sequence ATGATCACCCACATTGCCCATGTCGGCATAGCCGTCCGCTCGCTCGAGGAACACCTTCCGCTCTATCGCGATGTGCTGCGACTTCCTCTGGTGGGCGTCGAGGAAGTACCTGAGCAAAAGGTACGCGTGGCAATGTTCAAGGCCGGAGACGCCAACATCGAGCTGCTGGAGCCACTGGGCCCGGACAGCCCCATCGCTTCCTTCTTGGAAAAGCGCGGCGAGGGCCTCCACCACATCGCTTACGCCAGCGATGACATTGCCGCCGACATTGCCCATTTGCAATCACACGGGGTCAGGATGATCGATGAGAGACCCAGACAAGGAGCGCACGGCACCCTCATCGCTTTCCTCCACCCCAGTTCATCAGGAAAGGTGCTGACGGAACTCTGCCAGCACCAGGGAGCGACCCATGAGCATTGA
- a CDS encoding PorV/PorQ family protein, producing MFPRRPVTITLTLFIAAAAHASSPGTTGFQFLRMQVGARASAMGGTFIAVPGDVHALFYNPAGLAEIGLRTASLTYLKHVLDFHSGFVGYAQPVAPSTVGAVGVNYINFGTFKRRDESGQEQGEFGAGGLCAIGAVARKLNPALLVGLSAKFVYATIDNYQSSALLADAGILYHTPVHDLDVAAGVFNVGTVLSAFVEEKDQLPLAYRVGLMKRLEHLPLLLGGTAYKYPDDTWQWSIGGEFTVSEGLFLRWGYDSIGSDMDVGGSKDYLAGISLGFGLTWRAYRFDYSFSSMGEVGSQNRLTISGVF from the coding sequence GTGTTTCCCCGTCGCCCCGTCACCATTACGCTGACGCTATTCATTGCAGCTGCAGCGCATGCTTCCTCGCCTGGTACCACAGGGTTCCAGTTCTTGCGCATGCAAGTCGGGGCTCGCGCCAGCGCGATGGGGGGCACTTTTATCGCCGTGCCCGGGGATGTGCACGCGTTGTTCTACAATCCCGCCGGTCTGGCGGAAATTGGCCTGCGCACAGCAAGCCTCACCTATCTCAAACACGTGCTCGATTTCCACTCCGGCTTCGTAGGCTACGCGCAGCCCGTGGCTCCTTCGACTGTCGGGGCCGTGGGCGTCAACTATATCAATTTTGGCACGTTCAAGCGACGGGATGAAAGCGGACAGGAGCAGGGCGAGTTCGGCGCTGGGGGATTATGCGCAATCGGGGCCGTAGCCCGCAAACTGAACCCCGCACTGCTTGTCGGCCTCAGCGCCAAGTTTGTCTACGCCACCATCGACAACTACCAATCCAGTGCCTTGCTGGCCGATGCAGGCATCCTGTACCACACCCCCGTGCATGATCTGGATGTGGCGGCCGGCGTATTCAACGTGGGGACGGTGCTCTCGGCCTTTGTTGAGGAAAAGGACCAACTGCCCCTTGCTTATCGCGTGGGATTAATGAAGAGGTTGGAGCATTTACCTCTCCTGTTGGGTGGGACGGCCTATAAGTATCCAGACGACACCTGGCAGTGGTCGATTGGCGGAGAGTTCACGGTCAGCGAGGGCTTGTTCCTGCGCTGGGGGTATGACTCGATAGGCTCTGACATGGACGTGGGGGGGAGCAAGGACTACTTGGCGGGTATCTCCCTCGGCTTCGGCCTCACGTGGCGCGCGTATCGGTTCGACTACTCATTTTCCTCGATGGGGGAGGTGGGAAGCCAGAACCGTTTGACTATCAGCGGGGTGTTCTGA
- a CDS encoding metal ABC transporter substrate-binding protein yields the protein MRIGLSVLLVACLIGSAGAQQISYVTTIQPFRAILQEVVGSRARVHALLPPGASPHTHHLRPSDVRAAQEATALFIGGRGLDDWASELPCPRRVVFLGLLPQDSLLHMNNKHRTKQGEHQHAHGDVDPHFWTDPLAVRALLPALVDSLCAFDPAGCILYRTAAARFAARLDSLTEAIALTLDKARGSRVLLAHPFFNYFLRRFGIEVVGTVEVAAGSEPSARVLQRLSREATASGARALFTHPQLPDRAARVVAESAGIPFHQLDPIGGSEGRFTYEELLWYNTRILARVLR from the coding sequence ATGCGCATAGGTCTATCCGTCCTTTTGGTCGCCTGCTTGATTGGCAGTGCTGGCGCACAACAGATTAGCTATGTGACCACTATCCAGCCGTTCCGGGCGATTCTCCAGGAGGTAGTGGGCTCCCGGGCACGCGTGCATGCTTTGTTGCCCCCTGGGGCCTCGCCCCACACGCATCACCTGCGCCCTTCGGATGTGCGGGCGGCCCAGGAGGCCACGGCGCTCTTCATAGGAGGCCGTGGTCTAGACGACTGGGCCTCTGAATTACCATGTCCGCGGCGAGTGGTTTTCCTTGGGCTACTACCCCAGGACTCTTTGTTGCACATGAATAACAAGCACCGGACGAAGCAGGGGGAACATCAACACGCCCATGGGGACGTGGACCCTCACTTCTGGACTGACCCTTTGGCGGTGCGGGCTCTGCTTCCAGCGCTTGTGGATTCCCTGTGCGCGTTTGACCCTGCGGGATGCATCCTTTACCGCACTGCCGCTGCCCGGTTTGCTGCTCGCCTGGATAGCCTCACTGAAGCCATTGCCCTCACTCTGGACAAAGCGCGGGGCAGTCGGGTTCTTTTAGCCCACCCCTTCTTCAATTACTTCCTGCGGCGATTCGGCATCGAAGTGGTGGGCACAGTCGAGGTTGCAGCCGGCAGCGAGCCGAGTGCGCGCGTCCTGCAGCGCCTGAGCCGGGAGGCCACCGCCTCTGGGGCACGGGCTCTCTTTACCCACCCGCAACTGCCCGACCGAGCCGCCCGGGTGGTGGCAGAAAGCGCAGGCATCCCGTTCCACCAACTTGACCCCATCGGCGGGAGCGAGGGAAGGTTTACCTACGAAGAGCTCCTCTGGTACAACACCCGTATCCTGGCCAGGGTGCTCCGATGA
- a CDS encoding fibronectin type III domain-containing protein — protein sequence MKRLMWIAAILGVLAMVAGCEKAESILKTIEKEKLSPPLGLRSVTQDRQITLFWYTSNYEDDFGGYFVFKATGDYTHLSADSSLNTNIFSKVDSVAFSGPSDGVVSVVVRNLTNGTTYSFTVVAYNKKDKKKVSYPSNIVADTPRPEIRTITITSASTADVTGDDSRAGFDFHELRVVAVPTILGDYTTTDGVVDLVNEAFDPSPTNQNIRPWIAGMNGAGVQDLGYMSELDAADIAPEQGYSRTGESIAALLGHVYAVRTGDNRYGKLIITQIAADYSITFNAAFQQQAGNRNYKVSDLLWQIGVH from the coding sequence ATGAAGAGACTAATGTGGATAGCAGCGATCCTGGGGGTCCTGGCCATGGTCGCCGGGTGCGAAAAGGCGGAGAGCATCCTCAAAACGATCGAGAAGGAGAAACTGTCGCCGCCCTTAGGTCTCAGATCGGTGACGCAGGACAGGCAGATCACCCTTTTCTGGTACACCTCGAACTATGAGGACGACTTTGGCGGGTATTTCGTGTTCAAGGCTACTGGTGACTATACCCATCTTTCGGCTGACAGTAGCCTGAACACCAACATCTTTTCCAAAGTTGATTCCGTCGCGTTTTCCGGCCCCTCGGACGGCGTGGTCAGCGTGGTTGTTCGCAATTTGACCAACGGCACCACCTACAGTTTCACCGTGGTGGCCTACAACAAGAAGGACAAGAAGAAGGTTAGTTACCCGAGCAACATCGTGGCGGACACACCGAGGCCTGAGATTCGGACAATCACCATTACTTCTGCATCCACGGCAGACGTGACAGGTGACGATTCGCGGGCAGGGTTCGATTTCCACGAGCTGAGAGTGGTCGCGGTTCCCACTATTCTTGGTGACTACACTACCACCGATGGTGTGGTCGACCTCGTCAATGAAGCTTTCGATCCCAGTCCAACGAACCAGAACATTCGTCCTTGGATTGCCGGCATGAACGGCGCCGGGGTGCAGGACCTCGGGTACATGAGTGAGCTGGACGCTGCGGACATCGCGCCTGAGCAGGGCTACTCTCGGACGGGTGAGTCAATAGCGGCGCTCCTGGGGCATGTGTACGCAGTGAGGACCGGGGACAATCGCTATGGCAAACTTATCATAACCCAGATAGCCGCGGACTACTCTATCACCTTCAACGCGGCCTTCCAGCAGCAAGCCGGAAACAGAAACTACAAGGTGTCCGACCTGCTATGGCAGATCGGCGTTCACTGA
- a CDS encoding methylmalonyl-CoA mutase family protein, whose protein sequence is MSEHELLHLERKKWEETTLKKALSSHPERKKSFSTGSWLPVERLYLPHPITPEEYQQKLGFPGEYPFTRGVQPTMYRGRLWTMRQYAGFGTAEESNARYKYLLSQGQTGLSVAFDLPTQIGYDSDDPRARGEVGKVGVAIDTLRDMEILFDGIPLDKVSTSMTINAPACVLLAFYIAVAEKQGVPAAQLEGTIQNDILKEYVARGTYIFPPKPSLRLITNIFDYCAREVPKWNTISISGYHIREAGATAVQEVAFTLANGIAYVQAALDAGLDVDRFAGRLSFFFNAYNDLFEEVAKFRAARRIWAKIMKERFGAKDPRSMMLRFHTQTGGSTLTAQQPDNNVVRVTIQTLAAVLGGTQSLHTNSRDEALGLPTEESVRIALRTQQIVAHESGVANTVDPLAGSYYVEALTDAIEAEVWKYIDTIDKMGGMVAAIEQGYVQREIQDAAYRYQREVESGDRVVVGVNSYAIDEPPPKGIMRVDPRLREVQIKKLAEVKAQRDGQAVERALAALRQAARQPDVNVMPFVLAAARAYATLGEICQVFREEFGEYQETVVL, encoded by the coding sequence ATGAGCGAGCACGAGTTGTTACACCTTGAGCGCAAGAAGTGGGAAGAGACTACACTTAAGAAGGCGTTGAGTTCCCACCCCGAGCGCAAGAAGTCGTTCTCAACGGGCTCGTGGCTGCCCGTTGAGCGCCTCTATTTGCCTCACCCTATCACCCCTGAGGAGTACCAACAAAAGCTGGGATTTCCCGGAGAGTATCCTTTTACGCGCGGCGTGCAGCCAACTATGTACCGGGGCAGACTATGGACCATGCGCCAGTATGCTGGCTTTGGCACCGCAGAGGAGTCCAATGCACGGTACAAGTACCTGCTCAGTCAAGGACAGACTGGCCTATCGGTCGCCTTTGACCTGCCCACGCAGATCGGGTACGACTCTGACGACCCACGCGCCCGTGGTGAGGTGGGCAAAGTGGGGGTAGCCATCGACACGCTGCGCGACATGGAGATCCTTTTTGACGGCATCCCCTTGGACAAAGTCTCCACTTCCATGACCATCAACGCCCCGGCCTGCGTGTTGCTGGCCTTTTACATCGCCGTGGCGGAAAAGCAGGGGGTCCCGGCGGCGCAGCTTGAGGGGACAATTCAGAACGATATTCTCAAGGAATACGTGGCGCGGGGCACCTACATCTTTCCGCCAAAGCCTTCTCTCCGTCTCATTACCAACATCTTTGATTACTGTGCGCGTGAAGTGCCAAAGTGGAACACCATCAGCATCTCCGGCTACCACATTCGCGAGGCGGGGGCTACGGCGGTACAGGAGGTCGCCTTTACGCTGGCCAATGGCATCGCGTATGTGCAAGCGGCTTTGGACGCAGGCTTGGACGTGGACCGATTCGCGGGGCGGCTGTCGTTCTTTTTCAACGCCTACAATGACCTCTTTGAAGAGGTGGCCAAGTTTCGCGCCGCCCGGCGCATCTGGGCAAAAATCATGAAAGAACGCTTTGGCGCCAAAGACCCGCGTTCGATGATGTTACGTTTTCACACCCAGACCGGCGGCAGCACCCTCACCGCGCAGCAACCGGACAACAACGTGGTGCGCGTGACGATTCAGACCTTAGCAGCAGTGCTAGGCGGGACGCAAAGCCTCCACACCAACTCGCGCGACGAGGCTCTGGGGCTGCCAACGGAGGAATCGGTGCGCATTGCCCTGCGCACGCAACAAATTGTGGCGCACGAATCGGGAGTTGCCAACACCGTGGACCCGCTAGCCGGCTCCTACTACGTGGAAGCCCTCACCGACGCCATCGAAGCTGAGGTCTGGAAATACATTGACACAATAGATAAGATGGGCGGCATGGTCGCTGCGATCGAGCAGGGCTACGTCCAGCGGGAGATCCAAGACGCGGCGTATCGCTACCAACGGGAGGTAGAGAGTGGCGATCGGGTAGTGGTGGGGGTGAACTCGTACGCCATTGATGAGCCGCCGCCAAAGGGGATCATGCGCGTCGATCCGCGCCTGCGAGAGGTCCAGATCAAGAAGCTGGCTGAGGTGAAGGCACAACGCGACGGGCAGGCCGTGGAGCGCGCCCTCGCGGCCCTCCGCCAGGCGGCACGCCAGCCGGATGTGAACGTGATGCCCTTTGTGCTTGCTGCGGCCAGGGCCTACGCGACTCTCGGCGAAATCTGCCAAGTCTTCCGCGAGGAGTTTGGGGAATACCAAGAAACAGTCGTGTTGTAG
- a CDS encoding metal ABC transporter permease, with amino-acid sequence MSELFSLPFMQRALLGGLLVGFLASYYGVFVVQRGLSFLGSGLAHAAFGGVALGLLLNIEPLWVAVPFTLLVALGIAWVHNRTKLGGDTAVGIFFSVAMALGILFLSLRRQYTADAFTYLFGSILAVSQADLILAFGVLTLTLLALPLWRRWSYAAFDRELAQADRLPVERDDYFLVLLIAVTAVVSIKIVGIVLIAAFLVIPAAAARLLARTFRQMTIISVAVGMSSALTGLVASYYLDVPSGPTIILLQAGVFFLAMLAASTLARL; translated from the coding sequence ATGAGTGAGCTCTTCTCCCTTCCTTTCATGCAGCGCGCCCTGCTGGGCGGTCTACTGGTGGGCTTCCTGGCCAGTTACTACGGTGTCTTCGTCGTCCAGCGCGGATTGAGCTTCTTGGGCAGCGGCTTGGCGCACGCAGCGTTCGGCGGCGTGGCCCTGGGCCTGCTCCTCAACATCGAGCCCCTCTGGGTAGCTGTCCCATTCACCCTCTTGGTAGCGCTGGGCATCGCCTGGGTGCACAACCGCACCAAACTTGGTGGGGACACCGCTGTGGGGATTTTCTTCTCGGTAGCCATGGCATTAGGAATCCTTTTTCTATCCCTCCGCCGCCAGTACACGGCTGATGCGTTTACCTACCTTTTCGGTTCCATCCTGGCGGTGAGCCAGGCGGACCTGATTTTGGCCTTTGGGGTGCTGACACTCACTCTCCTCGCCCTGCCGCTGTGGCGGCGGTGGTCTTACGCCGCGTTCGACCGTGAGCTTGCCCAGGCAGACCGTCTCCCGGTAGAGCGAGATGATTACTTTCTGGTTCTTCTCATTGCCGTCACCGCGGTGGTCTCCATCAAGATTGTGGGAATCGTGCTCATAGCGGCCTTCTTGGTCATTCCTGCGGCGGCAGCCCGCCTGCTAGCCCGCACCTTCCGGCAAATGACCATCATCTCGGTGGCGGTCGGCATGAGCAGCGCCCTCACCGGACTGGTTGCTTCTTACTACCTGGACGTACCGAGTGGCCCCACCATCATCCTCCTCCAGGCAGGTGTCTTCTTCCTCGCCATGCTGGCAGCTTCAACGCTTGCGAGACTTTGA